The Apium graveolens cultivar Ventura chromosome 6, ASM990537v1, whole genome shotgun sequence genome contains a region encoding:
- the LOC141668762 gene encoding carbon catabolite repressor protein 4 homolog 1-like, with translation MGAEDFVGPKIDIEVVMSLKSKTPVVGCEINPSVRVNGYGSGQPPPHTLYFTWYRENSVSGQQTAVIDVQEGSSLESHLSVPDISDIINPLCLSNEMAQENHTAISPLHAVSNALPHVLSYQNLIDVKGEGITWIKLGSSRSYIPSSDDVGLTLKLECVPVDHSTGIHLSPVFVMLTDPVILFPAPCPRCMISVGSAMKYECSSSQPQSTSGINFTVLSYNILADLYASRNAHQSTPAWALAWEYRSQNLLNEIIGYNSDIICLQEVQSDHFDTFFQPEMEQHGYSSVYKKKTKEVYTANQYIIDGCAIFFRNDKFKLIIKYELEFDNQLFPVVDMLQPNQRNEVCFRLMKGNIAVVLILETVGNDNMLNDVKFRIGVANTHIHADSNFQDAKMFQVVNFIKGLEEISKSQIPLLICGDMNSLPKSDPYKFVREGKVRHISNKIRDPLGIQKHMVFCHSLRLASAYSSLIQSENVERKQKAKMNSKTGEPKFTNFGSGHPRTLDYIFFTENDLKVEKLLELLDKKNIGGHALPSPLWSSDHIALMASFSYKQGYISQPISVPRNPWEGNTPGLKLLLMEEFGHTTCTSRYCKALS, from the exons GTACCGTGAGAATAGTGTTTCTGGTCAACAGACTGCTGTAATTGACGTCCAGGAAGGTAGCTCTTTGGAATCACATTTATCTGTTCCCGATATATCAGATATTATTAACCCCCTCTGTCTTAGCAACGAGATGGCACAGGAAAATCACACTGCAATTAGTCCTTTGCATGCTGTTAGTAATGCATTGCCACATGTCTTAAGCTATCAAAATCTGATAGATGTAAAAGGAGAAGGTATAACATGGATTAAGTTAGGCTCTTCAAGATCGTATATACCGTCTTCAGATGATGTGGGTCTCACTTTGAAATTAGAATGTGTTCCTGTCGACCATTCAACTGGCATTCATTTGTCTCCAGTGTTTGTCATGTTAACTGATCCTGTAATATTATTTCCTGCTCCTTGCCCTCGTTGTATGATTTCAGTAGGATCTGCAATGAAGTATGAGTGTTCGAGTAGTCAACCACAGTCTACTAGTGGTATAAATTTTACCGTGCTCTCTTATAATATCCTCGCTGATCTATATGCTAGTAGGAATGCACACCAGAGTACACCTGCTTGGGCCCTTGCATGGGAATACCGGAGTCAAAATTTACTAAATGAGATTATTGGCTATAATTCAGATATCATTTGCCTTCAGGAG GTACAAAGTGATCATTTCGACACATTTTTTCAACCTGAGATGGAACAACATGGCTATTCATCAGTTTATAAGAAAAAAACAAAAGAG GTGTATACTGCTAACCAGTATATAATCGACGGATGTGCTATATTTTTTCGCAATGACAAGTTTAAGCTAATCATTAAATATGAG CTTGAGTTTGATAACCAACTATTTCCCGTGGTTGACATGTTGCAACCAAATCAGAGAAATGAAGTTTGCTTTCGCCTGATGAAG GGTAACATTGCGGTTGTCTTAATATTGGAGACAGTTGGAAATGACAATATGCTGAATGACGTGAAGTTCAGGATTGGTGTG GCAAACACTCACATACACGCCGATTCAAATTTCCAAGATGCTAAAATGTTTCAG GTGGTCAACTTCATCAAGGGATTAGAGGAAATTTCAAAATCACAAATACCTCTTTTGATATGTGGGGACATGAACTCGCTTCCAAAAAG TGATCCCTATAAGTTTGTACGTGAGGGAAAAGTCAGACATATTAGTAACAAAATACGAGATCCATTGGGAATACAGAAACATATGGTGTTCTGTCACTCCTTGCGCTTg GCTAGTGCTTATTCTTCACTGATTCAATCTGAAAATGTCGAGAGAAAGCAGAAAGCAAAAATGAACAGTAAAACCGGAGAGCCTAAGTTTACAAACTTTGGTTCAGGACATCCGCGGACTCTGGACTATATTTTCTTCACAG AAAATGATCTAAAGGTTGAAAAGCTATTGGAGCTTCTTGATAAGAAGAACATTGGAGGTCATGCTCTTCCATCACCTCTGTGGTCCTCGGATCACATTGCGCTCATGGCAAGTTTTAGCTATAAGCAAGGTTATATAAGTCAACCAATTTCTGTACCTCGGAACCCATGGGAAGGAAACACACCTGGATTAAAATTACTCCTTATGGAAGAATTTGGTCATACAACATGCACTAGCAGGTACTGTAAAGCTCTCTCTTAA